DNA sequence from the Bombus vancouverensis nearcticus chromosome 8, iyBomVanc1_principal, whole genome shotgun sequence genome:
ATAGaattttatgtaatattaaCGACCTCTATCTTCTACTTTCTCAGCTTCTTGTTGAggttcttcctcttcctcttcctcctcctcttcttcatcttcatcttcttctcCTGGTGGTTCCAACTGTTTCTCCCTATACCTTTGCATTTTGAATTCATTAGCATTAAGTGGTCGGTGTCTTACTATTAATCTTGTGTTATTTGGTTGTTGTCCAACTTTTTGACGACGTTTACTAAGTCGTACTCTCGTTTCCAATTCATTATAATACACCTACATAACACAGATAGATAATGATAAAATACATACATCTCACATAATTAATGTAAAACATACattttaatgtaattttaatataaaacatacccCATCTTGTCTTATGACAAGGAAATAATTTTCCTCGTATCCTTTTGAAGCTTTACTCTTGACATTCCAATTATATTCTCTAGCCATCTTATACTCGTACTCATCATCATCTGCATAGTCAATACCAGCTGCAAAATCTCTTCTACGTTTTTCTAATGTCTCTTCTAAAGGTAAGAAGTATGCCACAAATTGTTCACCGCTTTCATCCATTACACCCCTAAAATAATAACTctgttataatattttgtaaaatgttataactcAAGTATTGGCTATAGTTTACTGTACTAATGAACTAAAAAAAAGTATGAATTTACCGAATCATAGCTTGCGACATTTCTTCAATTTGAGCTGGCACAGAACGTCCAGTTGGTGCTGGATCTGAATCAAATATAACTTGTGCGCAAGGATATTTCCATAGCTGAAAAAGattcattgaaaaataataaaagaattaaaatacatactTATATcctataaaagtatttaaaataccTTGAAATCTGGAAATACTGGCAAAATTTCTACAGGTACTACATTTGGCTTACtgtagtgtctttcaatggacTTTTTATTGTCTTCAAATGTTTTTTCTATTGCTTTTATTTGACTTTCACGATCCATATATAATGTTTCTTCCTATAAATGCAAATATAACACAATTTTATGCATGTGAGGAAAATTTTagtacaaataaaatatataaatatcaagACTCACTTTGAAATTTTTCTTAATACTATAACCAACTTTAGCTTCAACTTTATCCACAGTTTGTGGTTGAAATCTAGTTTGTTCTGTAGAAATGTATTCAGTACGTCGAAGCCAAGACACACTTCTAGCATGATGTCTAGATCTTTTAGAATCTTGTGGAGTAAGAACATCTTCTTCCAAAAGTTTTTCGTCAGCAGGATCTAATTGAGCATTCACATCTCCAGCATATGTATCTTTATTTATAAGATCAATCTCTACACCTAAATCATGTTCTGTCAATACTTCATATTTATAATTACGTTCCAGTGAAGTTGGATTATATTGAATAAACCtacgaatattaattaattatacattaTTTAAACTACTAGTGACATTTAAATATCTGACCTTACCGAGTGGATGCAAAAGGATATGTAATAAATTTAGGATCAAATGGTATATCAGGCAATGTATTGCAATATTTAACTCTACATATTAACTCAGatctgaaataaaaataataaaagagtaTAAAATATCACTGTTATAAAAACCATAGGTTATAATCAAATCTCTTACCTTTTCTCTGCTGGTCTAGTCGTACGTTTGTCTCGTTCAGCTGTATTGCCATTAGTTTGAATTGTAGGAGCCATATTATATTGGCAAACGACATTTAACAGATTTTAGACATTACAAAACTCCTAATTCCGAAACGAGAACTACACTTTGTATACTAAAAACAGTTTATCCGACGCCACGTAGTTATACCTCATACTAGATAGGAAATGAGTACTTATGCCTGTATTTCTAGTTTCACAATACACGTGCTGCACCATGCGGCTAAGTGCTGAGTTTAATCGAGATCAGCACATATAAACACCTATAAAACTAGGGCTGTTTGACTGGAACTTAGTATACATAAGAACCTATGTATTTAACACATTGTTGACCGGCAATTTTACTGAGAATTTATCTCATGTCACCGGCTATTATTTCATAATTGGATGTGGAAGTAAAACAATATAGAtaaactttaataaattttatttattattcaactttTACTATTTCTTTTTCGTATGATAAGCAGTGTAACAATTACCTACGTGTAATGGTACACACAACAGCTTTTGCAAATATATCTAGTTTCGTTGCATTTTCCTTTTGAAGAGCACACCTCTACACGCTCTAGTCAGATTTGTTTTTCTGCCAGTGACTATTTTTTCTATGATGTGGTCTCTTAGTTGTCCGGAACGCTAGGGGTAATGCCCCCCCTACCGCCAAAGTCAGGGAATTGTTAAAACTGGCTGGAACAAGAGGACGCAGGAAGGGGATGCAACGGAagataattcataagaggttcctggagcgcTCCTGTCATACGagtaggatggtcatcgtggagttttagtcggtaagagtccgacactactctgctgttaccgaTTATTAgtagcagcggagtgtccatgaggatttctccacgcgCAAAAAAAGAGCTACTTCCAGTAGAAATTTTTTGtatcttgttttattttctGGCAGATGGGTATAATACATTTTATATGCATTGAACAAGGTACAGTTTatcagaaaaagaaaatattttggaCCACTTTAAAGATTTTCGTAAAATACTATTGTTCGCCAAATACTGATCTGCACGATCTACCCCTTTCATGTGcttattgtattataatatgcACGTAGGGTTAATGATATTTTGACGGCTTAATATCAGATTCACTATTTTCTCGTACAGTATCATTTTCCAAGTCACCACAATTTGATTCACAATCACTCGGACAATCAGATAAAACATCCGCATATAATTCATTGAAAGATTCTTCATTGATACGTTCCGTCATCGCTGAAATTTCTTTTACAACGAAGGACACAACTTGACGAGTCTTATAAGCGAGAGACACAACTTGAGATATTGTTACGACACTCAACTAACTAGCAACCAGTCAGGCACAACTAATCGGTTGGTATCGTGAGCCTTGAACGTTATTAGCGTCCAAGGTGGAGGATTATAATAAATGTACAGAGCGAGGTTTAGGTCACCTTATTTATTCCACTCAATACTCTGAATACAACTGTCTTTAAGTTCACTGGGTTCCACTTAATACTCTGAATACAACTGTCATTAGTTCACTGGCTATCCTGTTAAATATAATGGTCACTGACTGAATACGGTCATATGTTGATTCTTAGAATACTGGTGCAAGAGTGACTCTTGGTGATGTTGCTGTCGTAGAGGAAAGTTCGTGGTGGATGTGCCTCAAGTCTGTTCCTAACTGATCATTGGGTAAAGACGTATGTTTGAGGATGGGCTGGCCGCCTTCATGAAGGTTCGCGCGCAAGTGACCTTACACTTGGCGGAAAAACCCGCGTTTCCGGTCTTTCTGAGATGTACCATAAAATAAGGAAGTTACGTGCCTTATGGGGTTTTCCGTGGGATCCTAAAGTACCTTGATTGTACAATAGGCCCACTGTTTATGATGGGTCCGCACTAGGGTAGCGTAGACCCTTGACGGTCGTCCTCTCCGAGGATCGCATCTGGTTCACATAAAGCGTCGCTGTAATTACCAGGCGGCCACTCCAAATCCCGAACAGGTATGCTGACCAACAATTGTACTGTATGATCTCCAACAGAGCACTGAGAAAACGACGTTGATGCGAAAACAAAGCGCATCACGAGTTTACTCGTGGCCGGTCGGCAACGTTTGGGCATGAAAACACAAGTTAACTCGTGACCGGTCAACAATGTGTTAAGCTTAAAGTTAGGGATCTGCACTGTTTGATTGCTTACTAACATAGATAAGAACGTATTTAATTTCATGCTAGAAAAACCTATTTAATTGCACAATTTTACGGAAAAGTTCATATCTACTATTCTATCTAAGATAAACAAGTATAAGAATGACAGTCGCGCGATGATGAAACTAATTGTAAGTTAGCTAAAAAAGAGAAATGTACTATCTACTATATTTTTGAACGATGACACATATAAAGCAGGGTTGGAAATAGTACAAAGGCATGAAGGACCGGAGGGCGGTCACCTGTTCCTGCGAGCAGGTAGTGCTCCGGAAAAAGGCAGCCGATCTAGAAAGGGAGCGCAGCTCTCATGGAGAGGTGGAGGACACGGGCGCCGTGGCCGATAGGTCCTAGGCGCTGGGGATAAGGGCCAGCGCCGCGGAGCTGCCACCTGTCTGATTGGGAACCCCTTTCCCAAAGTCCGGGATGGCCATCGTAGAGGTTTTAACCGGTAAAAATTAAGCACTACCCTGCGTTCTCTGAGGAAAGAACCTACCTATAAAGATTCCTTCCACGTAAAAAAAAGGCTAAAAGTATCAAACTTTAAGAACGCAAAACTTTTGAACCAATGGTTTTCTAGATTAGAAACCTATATATGTCGTCTCTATTTATCTCTATTTATATGAGTACTATCAAAAAGACATGTATCACATTTTACAACAATAAATGACCTCATATGCAAACACCATCGTACTAAGGAAAAAGAATATGTGATTTTATACTACGATGACAAAATATTCATGCCAATACAATTAACGTACCAAGTGCCATGGATTAATGTTAAATCTAAATGGTGTAtcgagaaatattaaaattattgcatCATTCCAGTAATCCATAATCGTTTGAAAGGGAATATTCTCTTTTCTTCGCcaaaaaaaatatagtaaacgaTTAATTTCTCTTGCTTAGGTAACTTACAATTGCTTTCATTATTACGCGATTTTATCATTCTCATGCTTGTCCATCTTGGATAGAAAAATAATCTTGGATAACCGTACAATTAAATAGGTTCTTGTAGCATGGTATTCAATAAGTTCTTGTGTATGCCAAGGTACAACCAAACAGGGCAGATCCCTAATTTTATAGGTTCTTGTATATACTAGCGTCAGTTAAACTCAGCACTTGACCGCATGGTGCAGCACTAGTTCGGGAACAACCAAAAGCGTGAGCGCTCTCATTTTCTCTCTGCTCATAATCATAATACATATTCAAATTCGGAAAGCGATTCTTTTTTGatttcagaaatatttaaaaagtagactatttaaatatttatatatacgtaaTATCTAACAACTATATTTATCATGTaacataattatgtatattatcattatacatgtattatatatatgtatttcatttatCATACCAGATTATTAGTTTCATTCACCAAATTTTTAAAATGCCATTTTGATTTTGGTGATTCtataaaacataataaaatgcatatttttatgTCGAAATTATAAAAGGTACCATACATAGTATAAATTTCAGGATTTTGCTAATTTTAGTACGCAGGCGTTTATTCAACCGAAGTATTGATTTAAATGCGCAATATCATATAACGATAGTCCCATTTAGAAATGCGAACACTGCTGTTTGTAACTTGACATAGTGCTATTACGAAGAACGTATTGTTCTAGAATCTGTCACGCTGAGAGAAAAGGTGTATAACAAAAAGGAGATTAGAAAACATGGTTGGACCAAATATTTCTTTGTGACTAACCGTTCCAGAAGGTGGAACATCCTCTGTACAGGGTACATCTTTTAGGACACCTTCAGAACACGAACGTGTAAATCCGGAACTCGCAACGTTTTGCAAAGTAAGCTTTGATTAAAGTTTTTTCATATAAACCATATCGTACATGCAATAATGGAAGAATTGGAACTTTGtggaatataaaaaaataatgtgaTACATATTAaggcttaaaaaaaaaattaaaactttaaattatatttttaaattgcaatttttaaaattccaaatttaaatttaagtgTTTTGATTGGGATTATACATTtcttcattttatataataaattgaacatttttaaatttcaaattctacttaataataaaaattaatgttaattttaggTATATCCTGTGAGCCCTGTAACAGGGCCAGGTGCAGCGAGATCCGTATGGGAATTAAGTCCAGATCCCGACATGGTCGGGCATCTACCAAATACTCCAATTTCTAACACTACTCATCACAGTCATGAACCACCTAAAGGCACTGAATTAAGATCTAGAAATGGCCCTGATGATAATATTTATGCCGATGAAACTGCACCAGGTCAAACTCCATCTGATGAAACAAAACAAATATTTGAACTTCTTAGAGCTGGGTATCTGCAGTACACACTAttagttttataaatataatgttaTTTGTGCGAATAAATGCAAGGAtgatcaaaataaataaaaagttctTTTAGTGAGATTGGGGCAGTCGATGAATTGGTAGAAAAAAATGGTTTAAGTGTATTAAGTGCAAGAGACGAATGGGGATATACTCCTGCCCACTGGGCTGCTCTGGATGGAAATATTGAAGTAAgcttttgtaaattaattttattcaaaaagaataaatttctttttctttaactACTATATTTATTGTCATATTACAGGTAATGAGATAtttaatagaacgaaatggaccAGTTGATCTTTCTTGTCTTGGAACTCAAGGACCAAGACCGATACATTGGGCTTGTCGAAAAGGTCATAGTGCAATAGTTCAGCTATTGTTAAAggtattaaaatgaaataaacagTTTCATagcttattatttatttatctacatTTAAATTGTTTTCATTTGATTTCAGGCTGGAGTTGCTGTTAATGCAGCGGATTTTAAAGGTTTAACACCACTCATGACTGCTTGTATGTTTGGAAAATTTGCAACAGCAGCATTTTTGTTAGGATCTGGTGCACTAGGACATTTAACAGATATAAATGGAGATACTGCACTTCATTGGGCTGCATATAAAGGTCATGCAGAATTAATAAGATTACTTATGTATAGTGGAGTAGATTTGCAAAAACCAGATTACTTTGGATCCACTCCACTACACTTAGCGTGTCTTTCTAGAAATGTCAGttgtgtaaaaatattatgtgaaaaaagcaagattgaactAGAACCTCGTGATAAAAATGGTAAAACACCATTACAATTGGCAAAAAGTCACAGACATTCAGAAATTGTAAGAATACTACAAGCTGAACAGAAACGGCGAGCTAGATGGATTCCGCCGATTAACGAACTGTGGTTTGTAATTTCCTTTTGTAAAGTGTTTTGCAGAAAATGTTATCAATTGAGATATTTATTCTTGCTTCTCCTTTAAGGGCATTATTATTTGGTGGAGCTGGAAACAGTAAAGgtcctatattattatttatgatatCCGTCCTTTTATGGGGATATCCAAtgtatttattaaaatgtaTTCCATTAACATGGAATCTTTTACGTGGTAGTCactattgttttatttattggAACATTGTTATGTGGATCTCATGGATTGTAGCAAATAGAAGAGATCCTGGTTATGTACCCCAGAATAGTGAAACCTATTATAGAGCAATTAAACAAGTATTCTATAATTCtatgatatattataaaatattatatagccATTTTACATAAAacgatttttattttcagattccatattttgataaatggaaaaaaagaaatgttgtATTGTCACGTTTGTGTCATAGCTGTAGGTGTTTTAGGCCTTTAAGAGCTAAGCATTGCAGAATCTGCAACAGATGTGTTACATATTTTGATCATCACTGCCCGTTTATATATAACTGTGTAGGTTTGAGAAACAGGTAATGTctaatacaatttatatttaatcatagaaaattataattcaatattttctataattaacccattaattattattacagaatgtggttctttctttttgttatgTGTGTAGCAATAAATTGTTCATTCACTATTTATTTTGCTTGCTATTGTATGGCAATTGAAGGAATccaattattatatgtattgggTGTACTAGAAGCATTAGTATTCTGTGGGCTTGGATGGATTTTGACATGTACTTCAgtaaatatcaaaatttattcTGTTTTAACATCGAATGTCATACATAGTATCTATATTTGTAacgatttcttttctttatacAGGTCTTACATGCGTGTATGAATTTAACAACAAATGAAATGTTTAATTATAAACGGTACTCGTATTTACGAGACAAAAAAGGAAGATATTTGAATCCCTTTAGTAGAGGTCCTGTTCTCAACTTTATAGAATTCTTTTTATGTCCTCCAAATCATCAAACAAATGACCCACAAAACTACCAGATACTTTCAGAAGATATTAtgtaaataatgataaattgcAATTACTATATTTCAGTAATACTACACCTctaagaaattgaaaatattattaactaaGCAATTAACATTATGTCAACTGTCACATATGTACCTGCACATAATCTCGATGATTATTGCTTTTAATATTATAGCTTTTTACTCATgatattaaataagaaatgattcaataaataatttattaatttatatttatgaattttttatacCTTAAACACTACATTTTCTCTCTAAATAAAGTTTCGTCATGATTGGAATAATTTAACTAAAAATTTATTAGAGGaatcataatattatatttttatcctCTTATGATCATTAGATAAAAAAGATGGGATATATTatcatgtaaatataaatttgatatatacaaataattttgaaaatgttatatgtatataatttgtaCATGTGAAATGTATCTTTGGTAAAATATACTGCATTTTTGTACCTAATTAAAGTATCAGTTTTGGtttacataattaaaaatttatgtatataattaaaagtATTGTGTTGAAACAGCATTAATAAAAAATGCTAAGAATTAATTgtatgtataaaaattatagttTAGGATAGCTTATTATAGCTTGTTATAGCTTATAATTAGTTTTCTCTTtgacatataaatatttaaacattacCTTGCCAATATATCTtatgttaaattattataacaATTATTGAACATGTATAAGAcaaaattcttattttaattCATAACAAAAATCATAATTTGATGGAGGATCGGGAATAGCAGGCGGATCTTGGGGAATATCAATTCCTTCCGTATCTAAAAGTCTTAGTTTAATGTCCATGGATAATAATGTCTCCAAATCATTTTCCGCCTCTTTACTGGTCATTCTACTACCTATAAATAAAACATGCTCTTTTTGGATTTGAAGAAATGTCAGTTAAAGGCGAGAATAACATTACAACATACCAAGTAAAGCATTAATGCCATCTGTCCAATAATCAAAAACTTGTTCATCAGGAGCAACGAAATCTAGGCTTGAGACTTCTACAGAatctaaaattaaagaaaaagccAACTGATGCGTAGTTTTCCGTCGCTGCAAATCCTTCATATGGGGACAATCTCTACCAGTCAGTAAAGCACGAATTTCAACAACAGCTAATTTTGTAGGAAGTTCATCTATTGTTGGTACTGATTTTTCATCACAGTCACCATAATGGAATACTTTATGATTTGGTGAAAGTCGAACGTACCAGAACTTATCCTTTATTCtctatatacattataatgttcGTTAAAGCAACAAAAATATCgtttcatttaatattttatgaaatatatgaCGACCAATACCTGTCCTCTAGCGCTATATTTCATAAATCTGGTGCCTTCTACTAAGAATCCTAAGCGTTGTTGTTGAATAAGTTCTAAGATTTCAGGTGTAATTTGTTCTCTGAGCTCAACTATGGGTCTTGCATGACTTTCCCACTCTTCCCTGCTAGTCCTTTCTTGTTGCCATAAATTAGTAATTGTCGAATATGTTAAttgttgtaatttatttttgaatttatccAATGCTGTAGGTTTACACTGAAGTGCTCTAGTAATTTGTTCTCTGACAACAGAAAATACTTTTACAAAATCTTCAGTGGTGGCTCTCATTTCTTTCCAAGTCTTATTTAAAAGGACTATGCATACACAATAGAACTCTTCAAATGGATGATCATGTGTAAAAAACATAGGATGATATGATTGTCCCTGTTCACTAGGTGCTTCTCCAATACGTAAAACCTAATCAAATCCAATGgagaatttaatttattttaagggCTTATGTTAAGTTTTATGTAAGTACTTACTTCACAAAGTAATTTGACAAGCTCCACACTTGTTCTACCAAAAGGACATTCATGTTCATCTGCCCTGCAAGAGTTTTCTAAAACAACTTTAGTATAAGCTTCAGTATGATTACGTGCAAAATAAACCATACAGTCTAAAGCAAGCATGCCGGGTGGAGTTTCAGTAAAATCAAGAGCAGGATTAATATCATATTTGAAACCCAATTTTTTATAATCCTTAGCAAAAAGACCCTGTTTTCTAGCAGTAATATCTCCACCTACAGCTCCTTCAGTATCAAAAGCAATTCTTCGAAGTTCTTTAATCTTATCATGTGCATCTTGATCTTGTGGATCCATTTTTGTCATCATACGCTGTTCCCACAAACTTAACATAAGTGTTTGAAGTACATATAATTGGTGTGCCATTTCTGCACCAACCTATAATTAAATTTGATTGTATCATAAATTTATATGCATATACGGAGTACATGTAAAAAGGTCTTAATAAACGTGGATCCAAAAGCCACTAGTTTTGGAGTTACAAGATGTTAAGTGTATAAACCAATTGCTTTGTCAAATGAGTTAATACAACAAATTGAAAACTACTGTCAAGAAATAAGAGAAATGCTAGGAATCTTTTAACATATGCATGTGCCTATGAGAATATGTGGCAAAGTGAATGTTGAAATGAATGGGAGACATATGAAACATATGCTGTAAATGTCTTACTGACAAAAACACCTTCTAACTTTAGAAGCTAATGATTTTTGAACTGTTGTTTATtaagatttctttttacttgttTTGATGAGTACTATATGTTCCTAAAGTATTTCCCTAACTTTTTGTACATCCTGTATagtatgaaaaaaagaaagattttataCCTGACCAGTAGATTGTATGATATTCGTCAAAAATACATTTCTAACTTGTTTAGATTGAAGAGTTGCAGCAACAGCTCTACGTTTAGATAAATCAGCCTTAAGAAATAAGGCATTTATTAGAGCTATTGCATTTTGTTGTATTTGTGGACGAGCACTTTGTAAATGCATCACTAGATTAGGAAATGTAACTTCTTTTTCAACTTGTCCATATTTTCCTGATGAATTCAATACTATATTTTCAAGAATGCTAAGTGAAGCTTCAATAATACTAGTATCTTGAATTACAGCTTGATTGTTCACATAGCTTGCTACTTTATTAATAAAAGGTGTCTCTAGTATATCCCATGAAACAATTCCATGATCCATTAGCTCCACAAATGATTGAAGTGAATATGCAAGTGCATTTCCCTTATACTTTTCGCCTTCCACCTATgtatgttataaattataataaagtataaaataatataactaaACTAAAGAAACAAATTTGTAATACCTGTGATATAATTAAAGCTAATCCTTGCTTGTTAATAAATTCTAATGCAAATGTCATATCTGTGCTAAGAGTGCTCAATTTTTGCAAAGcagtaattttttcttccaTAGTCCCATTATTGAGCTTGGTTAGAATATCACAGGCTGTTTTAGAGGGGGAAAATTCCAATCTCAAAATACTACCATTTTTTACTTCATTACGATTTTTTTCTGTGATATAATTTTGATTGTTACTCTCCGAAAATTGTAATGAATATGATTCAGGATCAGAAAGACCCCACCCATTACACAATtcctaataaaaataaaatatataattctcaTTTTACATAAGCCTTTATCTTATATACACTTAATTTTAGgcaaattttcttaaaaaatatcaataaaaacgTATACTAACAAAATTTCTAtgtatgttatatataataaattattaatttttaatttgtaagtACCTGAATAATAGCAGTAAGTGGATGTTTTTGATTAAATTCAATAAGTTGTGGTACTTGTTCCGTCATCTGAACAGCGATTTTTACGATATTTGTATCTTTCTGGACCGGCATTTTTATTGTTTGTGTATACATGAAGGACCAACGAAATCAGGAACACGTTTGACGTATCTCTTGTCATAATAACGTAACGGCCATCATGATAGTTTTATACTAAATCGCAAGGCGTCTGTCGGTCTCTCTCGTTCGCCCCACCATAAATCAAACGTATGTATATTCTATTTCTTAATGATTGGTGTCAGATTTTCTGCGCAAGTCtggatataattatgaaaagttTATGACGGAGAACAGAAAGGAGAGATTTTGTATTTCTAACAATAGTGAGATATTGAATTGAAGGAATTTTAATAAAGTTTAGCattaatgtaaaaattttctaaTCTTTATTTTTCTACATGCATTATTCGCATtgcatgattttacaaaatatcctcttttttatatttactcaAATTCAAAAATTCATGTACAATGTATTAAGATTAGttacataataattacatttaaCATGCAAATATAGCTTATAAGGTACAATGAATTATTTGCATTGCTAATTGTATTTTACAAAGCATAATGCAAAAGTTATTTGCTTTGTGCAATTCCCTAAGTTAGTTTTTTAATCTATGTAAATCTAACTAATCTATGTAATCTATGTAAATCTTTTATCACACGTATAACctacataataattattaacaattaatcAGTTTTTTGTCATTGTTCTATTAATCGGTACGAAGTTAAAAACAGCAAGAAgacattagaaaatattttacactGAAACTCAAAGTTTCCAGTCCCATGGAATACATAATACACCATCACTCATAACAGAGTAATAATGTGTCACCCAAAGCATAACACCTTTCAATAAAGGAGCTAGAATGCTTTTATGCAATAATAGGCGTTCACAGCATTGTATCATCAAATCAGGAGTTATACTGTCATCCTTATTTAAAACAGTCAACCCCAATTCCTGGACTGTTTTGTCATGTAGTTCACGTTCTACATATTTTATGCTGCAAAAAGCAATATTTAGAATAATGAACTAATTTTTTATGCTAGATTACCACACGATCTTACTTATTGTAATGATGTAATCTTTTAGTGGCTTCTTCTAAATTATCAGTAATAAAGTTTACTAAAAGGAAACTTGGACATGAAGATGGAACTATAAACTGTCCAGTAGGAGAGAGCATTAAAGGACCTgcttcactgaaaataaaatttaatttactcaCACTTCTTACGTATGCCCTAAATTTACAATATATTGTACTTACAAATAAATTAAGTcactattaaatatatatacttataaatgaactgaaagaaaatatatattagaCGTTAAATAGGTAGACGTAAGTAATACTAACGCTTCAATTACGATTTCATAAGTAGATAAATCGGCTGGCCACATTTTCGGATAATTTCGTCGTCCTCGATAATCCGAGAGGGTTGTTGTAAGTTGTCGAAGTTGACGTTCATACTGGCTAACCATTACTTTTGGCATGAATTTCCTGCACATATAGAGTACCCTGAGCCTTACCGTCACTCAATTAATGTGTTGTATTACGCACCGTCGACCAACTTTAATGTCAAGAAGCACTTG
Encoded proteins:
- the atms gene encoding RNA polymerase II-associated factor 1-like protein antimeros isoform X1; the protein is MAPTIQTNGNTAERDKRTTRPAEKRSELICRVKYCNTLPDIPFDPKFITYPFASTRFIQYNPTSLERNYKYEVLTEHDLGVEIDLINKDTYAGDVNAQLDPADEKLLEEDVLTPQDSKRSRHHARSVSWLRRTEYISTEQTRFQPQTVDKVEAKVGYSIKKNFKEETLYMDRESQIKAIEKTFEDNKKSIERHYSKPNVVPVEILPVFPDFKLWKYPCAQVIFDSDPAPTGRSVPAQIEEMSQAMIRGVMDESGEQFVAYFLPLEETLEKRRRDFAAGIDYADDDEYEYKMAREYNWNVKSKASKGYEENYFLVIRQDGVYYNELETRVRLSKRRQKVGQQPNNTRLIVRHRPLNANEFKMQRYREKQLEPPGEEDEDEEEEEEEEEEEPQQEAEKVEDREGSENEAESRASSRASSRASSKASSRASSKKSRSRSKSRSRSKSRSASPSKSRSASRSPSESQSPRSHSKSRSRSGTPQSRNSSKSRSQSKSPSRSRSGSPAKSRSGSPTKSRSGSPAKSRSGSPSSSKSRSKSRSPSRSRSASGSDSESGSGSGESGSESE
- the atms gene encoding RNA polymerase II-associated factor 1-like protein antimeros isoform X2 encodes the protein MAPTIQTNGNTAERDKRTTRPAEKRSELICRVKYCNTLPDIPFDPKFITYPFASTRFIQYNPTSLERNYKYEVLTEHDLGVEIDLINKDTYAGDVNAQLDPADEKLLEEDVLTPQDSKRSRHHARSVSWLRRTEYISTEQTRFQPQTVDKVEAKVGYSIKKNFKEETLYMDRESQIKAIEKTFEDNKKSIERHYSKPNVVPVEILPVFPDFKLWKYPCAQVIFDSDPAPTGRSVPAQIEEMSQAMIRGVMDESGEQFVAYFLPLEETLEKRRRDFAAGIDYADDDEYEYKMAREYNWNVKSKASKGYEENYFLVIRQDGVYYNELETRVRLSKRRQKVGQQPNNTRLIVRHRPLNANEFKMQRYREKQLEPPGEEDEDEEEEEEEEEEEPQQEAEKVEDRGSENEAESRASSRASSRASSKASSRASSKKSRSRSKSRSRSKSRSASPSKSRSASRSPSESQSPRSHSKSRSRSGTPQSRNSSKSRSQSKSPSRSRSGSPAKSRSGSPTKSRSGSPAKSRSGSPSSSKSRSKSRSPSRSRSASGSDSESGSGSGESGSESE